ATGGCGTTAATGGGTGGGCTCAGTAAGCGAATGACTCCGCCCCACTCATTCCACATGTTAATGAACCAGGCTTTGATCGGTCCCCAGTTCTGGATGATTAAAAAGGCCGCAGCCGCAATGGCGGCCACCGCTGCAATCACGATGCCCACCGTGCCACCCAGTCCCGCGCCAATGGCAACTATGGCTGTTCGCACAGCAGTAAAAGCAGTCCCCAGCCACTTGGCACCTTGAATGGCCGTATAAGCGGCTTTCCCAAAATTAAAGAGCGCCACACCGGCTTGAATTAAGGAGGCAACAAGAGGAAGCGCCATTAAGCCAATCACAATTTTCAGGAGATTGCCGTACCCGCCCACCGCTTGAGCCAATGCGGCAAAGCCTTGAGCCAGCCCCTTGATAACGGGCCAGACTTGTACTGCCACGGTCTTTAGCTCTCGAAAAAGAGTAATGACATTGTTTTTAAACTCAATGGCAAATTGCTTCAGTTGCCCCGATTGGGCCATTGCATCCACTTGATCCAGCAAGCCCTTGAGTTCGGCCTTGAAAAAATCGAGCAGGCCCTCTTCATACAGAATCAAGGTGAAGCGCTGCCAGGCGTCTTTGAGGTTGGAAATAATGCCCGCCGTGGTATTGGCCATTCCCACCGCAGCGCCTTTGTATTTCTTGCCCATGGCATCTATCAGGAGCTGGATTTCCTTGCGGCCCAGTTTCCCCGCTTCAGATAGTTTTTGCAGTTCCAGGGTATTTTTTCCCGTGGCTTTGGCGAGTAAATCCCAAACCGAAACTCCGGCTTCGGTCAATTGCAAGATCTCTTGTCCTTGCAGCTTTTGCTTGGTCCAGGCTTGGCCCAGCGCTAAAGCAATGCGTCGCATGGATTCTTGAGACCCACCCAAAGCACTCGCCGTATCGACAATGGCTTCCATTTGGCCTTGCATGGGCTTTAAGCCCAATGCCGTCATCATACGGAAGCTTTCCGCCACGCCTTGAACATCCATCGGGGTTCTTTTGGCAAAATCAGCAATCCAGGCCATCGCATTTTTGGCCTGTTTGCTCCCGCCGAGTAACCCCTTTAGGCTTTGCTCCAGGTTTTCCCAGGAAACCATCTGGTCAAAGACCAGTTTCTTGAAGGCCAATCCGCCCACCGCTGCGGCAGCACCCAGCTTGGCTGTCAGTAACCCGGCTTGAGCAGCGACATTACCCATGGCCCCTTTGAGGCCTCCAAAGGCGGTTTTAAGATTTTGGATACCTTGGGTGTTGCTGAGTTCCTTGAGACTGCGGGCGATTCGCCGGATGGGACCGGTGGCGTTATCAATGGCCTCGATGAGAATTCTGACGTTGAACTTGCTCATTGATGATTTCCAGGTTCTCCCACCAGAACATCAACTGATCCATGGTCATCTCCCCGATTTCAGACGGGGCAAAGCCATATCCCAGCGGATGGGCGAGAAGCGCTACAGTTCCTCGGAGTTCTCCGGGGCTTCGGGCAAAAAATCCGCAAACAACGCTTTGGCTTGCTGCATGTCTTTCAGCGTCATCTGGCCCAGCACTTTAGGCGGGAGCCCCGCTAAAGCGCTCAGAAAGCGCAGAAAACCTGCGTATTCCCCGGTTTCCTTGTCAAATTCAAGTAAATGTTTGACCCGTGGGGTTTGGAAGACTACTTCGGTAATGATCTCTTCCCCGTGCTGTAGGGGTTCTTCCAGTTGAATCAGATAGTCAGACATCAGGCTTTGATCTCCTCTAGTTTCATACCTTCAAATTTCACGGCCACTTCCCCTTCTTCCGTTTCCAGCTCAAAGAGTCCTGCAAACCAGGCATTCCGTAAGACATATGCCTTGCCGTTAATGAGTTCCACCGTGATCGATGAATCCACAATGGCTTCCAGATCATCTTTTCGCAGCCCGTCCATATCCGTAAAAGTTGCTTCGATTGCGGGAACCTGATGACGCTCCAGATACCCATGCACCCCGTCTTGCCCGGCGACACCTTCTCGCACCTTATCGCCCGTGATTTTAAGAGAGCCTTTGAGCGCGTATTGCTGGCCGTCCACTTTGATATAGGCGGTGCCACCCACAGCGGCTTGTGGCATCTGTTCATCCTCCATACCAAAAAAGCCGCTATTAGAGCGACCCTTTGGCTTTGTTACGGGTGCTTACACGCGGAATTGGATCTGAATGGCGGTAATGCGAAGCTGGTTGACCAGATTCGGCGGCAGCAAAATATCGACCCGGTTGGGGTCTTGCGCGTTGATTTCCACAATCAGGTCGTCTTTGAATTGCTCGATGTCTTCCACGAGACCCAAGGATTCCCATTCACTAAAGAGCGCAATGAGTTCGGCCTTGATGATGACAGGCGTTACAATGGCTTGTCCCGGTCCAAAGCGTGTGCCGGATTTGGCCAGCTTGTGCCGCCTGAATTTCTGGCCCAGGCGAAACCTGACCGATTGAGAGACATATGCCAAAGTCAGGAGCGTATTGGTATCCCGGAAGCTGGCATCCGGCAGCCCTTGGGGACTTTGGGTATAAGTGGTCACCGCTCTCTGGATACGGGCTTGCCCGTCTCTTTCTACGGTGTAGGTGGCAATACCATCAGCCAGTAATATTTCCTGTTCTTGCAACGTGAATTGTGAAGACAACGGTGGAGCCAGAACGCCCATCAACGGCAGAGTCTGGAAGGGCCGGGCCGGATCAATCGATCCATGCCATGCCACTTGTCCGCAATAAGCTGAGGCCCAGATCCAGGGGGCGGTCGGGCTATCGTTAAAGCCCATCGTAGTCAAATGCGGGTTATTTCTGCTCGCGGCAAATGTAGACAGTGTGGCAAGGGTTCCTTTCAGTGCGATAAAGGCATGGCTTTCCAGCATCCGGCTGTAACCCCACCGGCTATCGAGTTCCGCTTCCAGCAGATTCAAATTGGCGTTATCGGTAAAGGCGTTCAGTACAAAGTCAAAACGCTCATCCGGCATATTGGCAATGGCGTCAGCCAGATCGGGATCCGTTGCCCCGCCC
This is a stretch of genomic DNA from Vampirovibrio chlorellavorus. It encodes these proteins:
- a CDS encoding phage tail tube protein, with the translated sequence MPQAAVGGTAYIKVDGQQYALKGSLKITGDKVREGVAGQDGVHGYLERHQVPAIEATFTDMDGLRKDDLEAIVDSSITVELINGKAYVLRNAWFAGLFELETEEGEVAVKFEGMKLEEIKA
- a CDS encoding tape measure protein; the encoded protein is MSKFNVRILIEAIDNATGPIRRIARSLKELSNTQGIQNLKTAFGGLKGAMGNVAAQAGLLTAKLGAAAAVGGLAFKKLVFDQMVSWENLEQSLKGLLGGSKQAKNAMAWIADFAKRTPMDVQGVAESFRMMTALGLKPMQGQMEAIVDTASALGGSQESMRRIALALGQAWTKQKLQGQEILQLTEAGVSVWDLLAKATGKNTLELQKLSEAGKLGRKEIQLLIDAMGKKYKGAAVGMANTTAGIISNLKDAWQRFTLILYEEGLLDFFKAELKGLLDQVDAMAQSGQLKQFAIEFKNNVITLFRELKTVAVQVWPVIKGLAQGFAALAQAVGGYGNLLKIVIGLMALPLVASLIQAGVALFNFGKAAYTAIQGAKWLGTAFTAVRTAIVAIGAGLGGTVGIVIAAVAAIAAAAFLIIQNWGPIKAWFINMWNEWGGVIRLLSPPINAIVMLAGAIKSAWASVGPFFTQLFNTIRTAAASAARAFQPLINAAHQVRSAISGAMAAAKSGVGTAVQNFKGFANQATGHVPRRAVGGSVRKGLPYQVGEFGREFFVPGADGRIVPHNALSRLQGAIDSRLNIHIRIDSEGRPRLADLKQQGSNHNISLDMGLINSYG
- a CDS encoding phage tail sheath subtilisin-like domain-containing protein, encoding MAVSFNDIPSSVLAPSIYVEIDNSRAFHFTPPFKRSVLAIGPMLATGSAQDGELKLIYNNTEADQYFGVGSILADMLKNLRLNTRGVDIYAIGLADAAGATKATATIQVTSGATRNGTLFLYIGGRLVRIPVAAGDNPATIATAIQDAVNADSLLLTTASVLTDTVTLTARNAGTLGNQIDIRTNYYGKAAGEELPAGVALTITQMAGGATDPDLADAIANMPDERFDFVLNAFTDNANLNLLEAELDSRWGYSRMLESHAFIALKGTLATLSTFAASRNNPHLTTMGFNDSPTAPWIWASAYCGQVAWHGSIDPARPFQTLPLMGVLAPPLSSQFTLQEQEILLADGIATYTVERDGQARIQRAVTTYTQSPQGLPDASFRDTNTLLTLAYVSQSVRFRLGQKFRRHKLAKSGTRFGPGQAIVTPVIIKAELIALFSEWESLGLVEDIEQFKDDLIVEINAQDPNRVDILLPPNLVNQLRITAIQIQFRV
- a CDS encoding phage tail assembly protein, with the protein product MSDYLIQLEEPLQHGEEIITEVVFQTPRVKHLLEFDKETGEYAGFLRFLSALAGLPPKVLGQMTLKDMQQAKALFADFLPEAPENSEEL